One window from the genome of Dermacentor silvarum isolate Dsil-2018 chromosome 5, BIME_Dsil_1.4, whole genome shotgun sequence encodes:
- the LOC119454016 gene encoding uncharacterized protein LOC119454016 has protein sequence MGGSGSRAAATADRPAPPPKQQQQARPDALALTSAHRRSSGPLLVPRYVMFIRRAWSRLRKPAASTTAAPYTSPAANRDAGAQPSTSPSTATEDNGKAAGGGPSTRATSLMGAVMSSAAEERIQWRRAGRDRRRSWGFRKLKTRSDSAVSSPEGAASLKTPTNLTADVAGALAEGSPRSPPANKPGLSPAATLDSATVPSTTAGADDYACLAEDDINWSTGYVKLCCMPDALNQDCSSFQDLRKGLDEYPATTVQSQVVVERLQSVEQRVNLRDGRSVFSETTERICYGRKTTQVVSDGNTSAEPAGELMTFDTSASATTAVLQRSCRRQAEAFQERVSWTADVYAGEHRRRRADNSYVPEAAAATGSDDLCNNARGHAGTHRDPSLRQHVPVGACGRKLLSGGSPDPASPTAAATASTLLGKRHLQRRQRQGRCGGSTSGLGIQQRLVPVRPPAQSSHELPASTPARNVRSAAAPPTVLVRRPRQSRELRRQGRLQRGSRCLAQPSPPPPPTPSSQSRTVFRFRGEFRRRRQRLRAEDVLAPTVGDGEGVLRRWGGLGHLHVQRRRRPLRDRQRPRSAGGGATNAVRQQQPSL, from the exons ATGGGCGGCTCGGGCTCGCGCGCTGCAGCTACGGCCGATCGGCCCGCCCCGCcgccgaagcagcagcagcaggcccGCCCCGACGCTCTGGCCCTGACCTCGGCCCACCGCCGGTCGTCGGGTCCGCTGCTGGTGCCTCGCTACGTCATGTTCATCCGGCGCGCATGGAGCAGGCTACGCAAGCCGGCCGCGTCAACCACCGCGGCTCCTTACACGTCGCCCGCGGCCAACCGCGACGCCGGAGCCCAGCCGTCGACCAGTCCTTCAACGGCGACGGAGGACAATGGCAAGGCTGCGGGAGGAGGTCCTTCGACGAGGGCTACGTCCTTGATGGGAGCCGTCATGTCCTCCGCGGCGGAGGAGAGGATACAGTGGCGCAG GGCCGGCCGGGACCGCAGAAGAAGTTGGGGCTTCCGCAAACTGAAGACCAGGAGCGACTCGGCCGTGTCTAGCCCCGAGGGCGCGGCAAGTCTGAAGACTCCTACAAACTTAACGGCGGACGTCGCCGGTGCCTTAGCAGAAGGCTCGCCTCGAAGTCCGCCGGCCAACAAGCCCGGTCTGTCGCCCGCAGCCACGCTCGACTCCGCCACAGTTCCCAGTACGACGGCGGGAGCAGACGATTACGCCTGCCTCGCAGAGGACGACATCAATTGGTCCACCGGCTACGTCAAGCTCTGCTGCATGCCCGACGCTCTCAACCAAG ACTGTAGCTCCTTCCAGGACCTGCGCAAGGGTCTGGACGAGTATCCCGCCACCACGGTGCAAAGTCAGGTGGTCGTGGAACGCCTGCAGAGCGTGGAGCAGCGGGTGAACCTCCGCGACGGCAGGTCTGTCTTCAGCGAGACCACGGAACGGATATGCTACGGTCGGAAAACGACGCAAGTCGTCTCGGACGGCAACACTTCCGCGGAACCGGCGGGCGAACTCATGACCTTCGACACGAGCGCTTCCGCGACGACGGCAGTCCTTCAAAGGTCCTGTCGTCGTCAAGCAGAAGCGTTCCAGGAGCGAGTGTCTTGGACGGCAGACGTCTACGCCGGGGAGCATCGTCGACGAAGAGCGGACAATTCTTACGTTcccgaagcagcagcagcaacaggtTCAGACGACCTGTGCAACAACGCCCGGGGTCACGCCGGAACCCATAGAGACCCGTCGCTACGGCAGCACGTCCCCGTCGGCGCCTGTGGCAGGAAACTACTGTCCGGTGGGTCTCCTGATCCAGCCTCACCAACCGCAGCAGCAACAGCATCAACATTGCTGGGGAAACGGCATCTTCAGCGACGACAACGGCAGGGGCGGTGCGGTGGCTCAACGTCGGGACTCGGTATTCAACAGCGGCTCGTTCCTGTACGCCCTCCGGCACAGTCCTCCCACGaacttcccgcctccacacccgCCCGCAACGTCCGatcagcagcagcaccaccaacagTTCTGGTACGGCGACCGCGGCAGTCTCGAGAACTACGCCGCCAGGGGAGACTTCAGCGGGGAAGCCGGTGCCTGGCACAACCatcaccgccgccgccaccgacaCCAAGTTCCCAGAGCAGAACAGTGTTCCGGTTCCGCGGCGAGTTCCGAAGACGACGGCAGCGCCTTCGCGCGGAGGACGTCCTCGCGCCGACGGTCGGGGACGGCGAAGGCGTCCTTCGACGATGGGGAGGTCTCGGACATCTTCATGTTCAGCGACGACGAAGACCTCTGCGCGACCGGCAGCGACCACGATCGGCCGGCGGTGGCGCCACCAATGCGGTCCGGCAACAACAACCATCACTTTGA